The genomic segment ATACCGCCGCTCTGTTTTACATACTGCAAACAAAAAAGACCCATTGGACCCGGACCGGTAATTAATACAATATCCCCGCCGGTAATACCGGTTAAATCTTCAACAGCATGATATGCACACGCCGAAGGGTCTGAGAGCGCCCCTGAAATAAAATCCACATTATCAGGAAGAATATGTATTCTTTCCTCAGGTACAACACAAAATGAAGTAAAAGCACCGTCAAAAGCATAACCTGTAGCCAACCTCTCAGGACACAAATTATAATTTCCGGTAAGACAATAGCGGCAATGACCGCAAACATATCTTGAATTTTCAGCAGTTACCCTTGTTCCTACTTTGAACCGGCTATTTTTAGAACCAACCTCGGTAATTACACCTGTAAATTCATGTCCGAGTACAAAAGGCGGTCTTATGGGAATCTGTATATCTCCATTGTATATATGGAGGTCCGAACCGCATATTCCAGCTGCTTCTACTTTAATCTTTACCTCACCTTCTTTTGGAAAAGGTTCAGCTACATCCCTAATTTCCATGTTACCTTTGCCTAACGCATATTTAACTAATGCTTTCATTTGAATAACACCTCACCGAATAACCCTTTATTTTGTTTTCCATTATCTAACACGATACTGCCATTTACCAATACATATTTTATACCCACGGGAAAAGAACAGGGATTAGTGTATGTAGCTGTATCTGAAACTTTTTCAGCATCAAAAATTACCAAATCAGCATAATTATCTTTTTTTATTACACCACGGTCTTTTAACCCCATTCGTCTTGCCGGCAGAAAAGTCATTTTCCGGACTGCATCTTCCAAAGTCAGCAATTTTATTTCTCTTACATATCTCCCTAAAATACGGACAAAAGTCCCGTAACTCCTCGGATGTGTTTTGCCTTTAATACCTGCACTGTCCGAACCGATAATTGTTTCCGGGTAACGTAAAACTGTCTGTATATCCCCTTCAATCATACTGAACATTACCATTGTAACAACTGCTTCTTCTTTCACCAATATATCAAATAAAACATCAAAGCAGTCTTTATCTTCTTCTTTTGAAATAACATCTATCGTTTTACCTTCATATTTCTTATTTTTTTTACAATAACTAATCAAAATACTTTCCCATAAACCGTCAGCACTATGGAAAAGGTTTTCCGTATCAGATTGATTATCCGATAACATCAACAACATTTCTTTCTTAATCCGGCTCCTTATTTCTTTTCTCTTTAATTTCTTAATTAATTCTTTAACCCCTTTGCTATGAACCCAACCGGGCAGTAAAGCACTAAGAAAAGTATAACCTGCCGTGTAAGGATACTGGTCCAGCGTTATATCCAAACCATTTTTCCTTGCTCTTTCAATCATTTCTATCGTCTTTTCTACTTTACCCCAGTTTTCCCTTCCCGCGGCTTTATGGTGTGATATTTGTATCGGTATTTTAGTTTTTTTAGAAACATCTATCATTTCATTAACTGCTTCTATTAATTTATTACCCTCATTACGAAGATGTACAGTACATAGTCCTCCATATTTTACCACTTCTTTACAACTTTCCAATAATTCCTGTGTTTTAGTATATATACCGGGCGGGTAAACCAATCCAAAAGATATACCGAATACTCCCTGTTCCATAGATTCATTTATAAGTTTTTTTATTTTAGTTGATTCATTAACATTCGGCTTCCTGTCTTCAAAACCCATCACAGCAACACGAATTGTACCATGTCCTACTAAAGATACAACATTAACTGCGGTACCTTTCTTTTTTATTAGCGCTAAATATTCTTTTATGTTTTTCCAGTTCCACGGGAATTCGTAACCGCTTTGGAGAGGTGCAACATATCTTTTTAGCTGGTCTATTGTATTTAAATTGACCGGTGCCGGCGACATACCGCAATTACCTACAACAACGGTAGTTACCCCCTGTTGTATCAGATTATCTGCACTTGGATGCCCGGGCAGTGAAAAATCCGCATGGGAATGCATATCAATGAATCCCGGCGATACTGTTAACCCGATTGCATCTATAACCTTCTTGGCAGGTACATTTCCGAAATTACCTATATCAACAATTTTCCCATTTTCTATTGCAATATCTGCCTTAAATTGTTGTTTTCCTGTACCATCAACAATATTTCCGTTTTTAATCAATATATCAAACATAATTTATCCCAAAATGAAAAATTCAATAGAATTTTGTGAGGTAGCTTTAGTAGGAAGTTATATTAAATAAAAAGGATTTTGTCAAGAAAAAAAAGACGGTGAGTTAAAATAACTTGTGTTTTTCACATCTTATTTATTTTAAGTTTATTTTTCTATTGGTACGACAATTCCGCGCATGATTAGTTTTTGGGCGAAAACAAATATTGTAAAGGTTGGTATAGCGGCTATAATAAGAGCGGCAAATATTACCGATTGATGACTTTGCTGCTGTAGTTGATACAACCATACCATTAAAGTCCACATCTTCTCATCCTGACATACTATAAGTGCAAACATAAAAGCTCCGTATGCCGCATTAAATGCTCCCAGTGATATTACAGCCAATATCGGTTTTGATAAATACATTGTTATGTCCCAGAACATTACCCATTCACTTGCACCGTCTAACATCGCTGATTCATATAATTCTTTGGGTATACTATCGAAAAATCCTTTCAGTAAGAATATAGTATATCCATTTACCATACCGGGCAGGATTAACGCCCAAAATGTATTTAGTAATCCTAACTCTTTCAGCAGCAGGAAGTTAGGGATAGCTGTTACCATAGGCGGGAATGCCATTGTCGCTAATAAAAATAATAATATCTTGTATGTAGAAGCCAGATTAAATCTGCTCATTGAATATGCTGCTATGGGATTTACTATTAATGTTACCAGTATTGTCAGACCGCAGAATACAAATGTATTCCATATCCCTCGCCCGTGTAAAAGCAGATACTGGAATACATGAACGTAATTACGCGTTGCAAATTCCCACCGCAGCTGCCTGGAATGGGTTTTCATATCATTATAATCAATATCTTTTGTCGGCATTGATACTTTTTCAAATGATGTGTAATTTGATTCATGTGCCTGATTTAATGATTCCAGATTATTATATTTTGCTCTTAAAAAATCCTGCCACATGAATTCCGGTCCTGTTAAACTTATAAATTCCGGAGACACCTGTTTTACAAATAAATCCCAGTCAACCAGCCTGCTCCCGACATGCAGGACATCTTCCGGATATTGAATTTCTTCAAAACTTCTATAATCTGTTTTATAACTCTTATTCAGAAAAGTTATTTTTCCTTCATATTTTTTCTTTAAAAATTCTTCATATATGCCTTTTGCTTGCGGACTCACCTTTATAAATTGTAAGTTTAATTCCTCATGAACAAACTGCACCCAATCCTTTCTTTCACTTTCGTTTTTAGGAATCTTCCCGGTTAAAATAAATTCATCATAACTTATATATTTAGTTCCATGTAATTTATTATAATCCTCTATCTTCCTTCCATATTTATAATTTAAAAAATCCCTGGTATACTTGCCGTCCAGAGATATATAAAAATAATAACGTTTGGGTTGTTCTAACTTGAATTCAAATGCTGAATCAATGGCTTTTGAGTCTGTTAATTTGAATCCACGGTTGTAAAACGGTGTTAATCTTGGATAATTTACTGTCAGCCATGATGTATTAAAGGCATCGTATAAATTATTATATTTTTCCAGAGAATCATCGCTTTTCTTCTTTAGCCATCCCCTGTACTTTCTTCCCAACTCCGGCAACATCATATTGTTATATGACCAGACATGACCAAGTGCACTGTATGTATTAGGTAAGCTTACCTTTTCTATAAATTCTTGCCAGTCTTTTACTCTTCCCTTATGTACCTTTTCAGGTAAAGTTAGTGCCGCAAAACCGGAAATATCATCTCTGCTGTTTATATTATAATTTGTTAATAATTCGTTATATTTCGTCTCTATAAATTTACGATATAATGCCTCATCCGAGTAAAAATATTTCGGAATTGTGTCGTAGTCATATATATCCACTCCGCTCTTTAATGACCCTGATATCATGACAAGAAACGGGTATATCATTGTTATCCCGCCAATTATTAAAAAGGAATACATTATTATTAATATTATTTTAGTCTCTAAATCTTTTTTCCCTTTAGTTTGTAATAAACTCATGTGTTCCTTGTGATGTAAGGTTATAGGGTTTTAGGGTTTTAGGGTTTTAGGGTTTTAACTCTATGAACTCTATAACTCTATAAACTCCATGAACTCTATGAACTCTATAACTCTATAAACTCCATGAACTCTATGAACTCTATAACTCTACAAACTCTATAACTCTTTCTTCTATTCTGTTGTTCTAAATTGCATTTTGGTTAATCGTTTTAACTGGTATACGGTAAAGCCTAATAAAATAAATCCTAATAACCAGCCCATCGCTGTGGCTACTCCAAATTTCAGATATAAAAATGCATTGAAAAATATTTCTAATCCCAAAACCTGTGTTGCTCCTGCCGGTCCGCCTCCTGTCATAGCCAATATAAAATCTGCCGACTTAAAAGCTCCCACAAAAGCGCCTACAAAATTTATTATAATTAACGGTTTGATTGTCGGAATCGTCACATTCCAGAACTTATACCAGGTATTGGAACCATCTATAGATGCCGCTTCGTATAAGTCGTCGGGAATAGTTTTTAATGCAGCCAGATAAATAAGACATCCGGGACCCATTGACGCCCAGACAATAGGTATAACAACACATAACATTGCAAAGTTTGGATTTCCCAACCATTTTTGGGGAAGAATTTTGCCTGATGAAATCATTAATAAAAACTTGTTTAACAAACCGGAAGCAGACGGGTCATAGAAACTCCTCCATAAAAATATTATCACTAAACCACTTATTACATGAGGCAGATAAAACACTATTCTAAAAAATACCTTGCCTTTTGGAATTTCATGTAAAAATACTGCTAAAATTATAGGTGCGATGAATCCTAATCCAAGAATAAGAGTTGCAAAATACAAGCTGTGCCACAATGCATCCCAGAAAACCTTATCAAAAAGTACATTTGCAAAATTGTCTATACCAACAAACGTGCTTCCTCCCATTATCCTGTAATCCATAAAAGCAATAATAGCCCCGCGTATTGTCGGAACATACTGCCATAATGCCATATTAAACACAGCGGGAACCAGTATTAGATATGCAATCCAGTTTTTTTTGAATCCCCAGCCGGTTTTAGCTCCTTCCGGTGTAAATACTTTCATTATGTATCTGAACGCTAAAAAGAAAGTTAATACTATAACAGCAGCTAAAAATATAGCTACTTTCCTTCTTAACGCCATTTTCTTAGGTGGTATTTTCCCGACCATTTTCTCATTTACTTCAGATACAGCAGCATCCAGAATTTCTTTTATGCGTTTTTTTGCAACTTCCGGCGGTTTATTGCCAAGGTCTTCTACAATCGCGATGTCTAATGGCCTGCTCAAATATGAGTATATCAAATCACAATTTTTACCGTATGGTTCAGGTATGCCGTTAAGTACCGAATCAGTATATGTTTTTTCCCAACCTTTAGGAATATATTTTAAATATTCCGTATAACCGTATTTTCTAATTTTAACGGGATTAAGAACGTAAGCGAAACCATTTTCGATAAGTACACGGGTACGTATTCTATTTGCTTCATCACTACCCCAAAAATATATAAATTTCCATGCTGCATCACGAACCTCCGGGTCGGTTACTCCTGCAAATATACCCATAATAGGAGCATTGAGTACCGAAATCATCAAACCTGTGGGACCTTTTGGCATCGGAGCTATACCTACCAACTCGGGATTTATATTTAAATCAGTCATACTTAAATCGTCAAAATAAACCTGGTGCATAGCTAATTTTCCCTGTTCCCATTTCACAACTCCGGTATAAGTAAGTTCTGCGGTACCGGGAATAGTTTTTCCATTTTTTACGAACTTTTGTTGTGCTATCCTTGCATAAAAATACACCGCTTCTACTGCTTCCGGTGTATTAAATGCAGCCAGCCATTCCCCTTTTTTATTTTGCTCAACTGCCCTTGCTCCTGCAGATAAAAGGAAAGAGTAAAAAAATTGAGATGCGCCCGTCGCCGGCTGAAGATATACCCCACAAATACCTTTATCAGGGTTAGTAATTTTACGTGAGTAAGCAAGCATCTCTTCCCAGTTTTCAGGAGGTCTATCCGGATCAAGTCCTGCTTCACGGAATAAATCTTTGCGGTATTGTAAAACAATAAAACTGGTACCATACGGGAACCCCCACCAGCGTTTTTTTCCGTTTGGTCCTTCGCGGTAAACGACCGGTTTAACGGAAGTTGGAATTCGTTCTGCCAGTTCTTCTTTAGGCATTTGCTCGATAAATTCATCTAATGGATATAAAAAACCCTGCTGGATATAACTGTCTGATTTGCGGAAATTAGTATAAATAATATCAGGGGAAATTCCTCCGGCTATTGCCATAAGAGGACCTACATTCCATTGCCCCTCAACTGCTATACCTCCGGATTGTACAACTTCTATCCACGGATAATGTTTTTTAAATGCTTTTAAAACTTCCCTATCTCCTTGTGCCCGAGCACTTCCATCATCTTGCCTGGGAAGTTTGACTGAATTTGATATTGTTATTTTTACAGTTTTATGATTGGATTCTACGGCGTGGATTTTGACATAAAAAGCACTATATGTCCAAATAGAAATTAATAGAAAACAAAACTTTACCCGCAACCAAGAATTATTTCTTTTATTTTCCATTTTATTCTTCAGTAATTCTTTTAAAATCTTGTTTTAAGTATAATGAATCTCCCCGCAGCTGCGGGGTACCAAGGTGCCACCCCGCACAGTTTTGTCGTAGACAAAACTAGACGTGGGGGTTCTCCTTTTCTTTATCCCCGTCAAGTTTTACTTGTCGGGATATTTGGTGAAGGAGAATCAAACTAAGTTCCTATGTGCTAGGTTTATAACATTACATCTTATCTTGCTCATTTTTACTTATTCTCTTCTTTTTTTCCAGTTGTCCTGAATTCTAATTCCTGTTTGATAAATGCCATTGTATCCGGCGGTATATCACTATATACTACCATATTAGGTCCGGCAAAGCTATTTGGTCCGATTTTTTTCCCAGGCATAACCTTTACGCCGGGATTCAAAAAACAATTATCTCCTATAAACGGACTCAAACTAGTTAACCCGGAATCCACTAATTTACCGTCTATTTTAAGTTTCAAGGTAACATTATCATTTCTAAAACTGCACATACAACAATTAGCAGAAGCCCCGGAATTATCTCCCCAGACACCGACTATCGCACCCTGGTGCGAAAAACCGACTTTTCCTAAGGCAACACCGCCATACTGATTGTTATAACCTATTGTTGAACCGTCACCGACAATCGCTCCGACTTTACACTGAGGTCCGATTTTACAATCTTTACCTATAAGAGCACCTTTAACATAAGAACCGGCAAAAACTTTTGTCCTTTCACCTATCCAGGAATTTTCGATAAAACAACCGGGTTCTACTATTACATCATCTTCAATTATGTATTTACCTTCAAAAGTAACCCCGGAACCGATTTTGGCTTTATTGGAAATATAGGATTTTCTTTTTTCCATAAGATACTCAAGAGCTAAAAAGTTTGACCTGTGTATTTCCCACGGATAAGCCATATTTACAAACTCGTATTTACTGGTATGTACTTTTACATGGTCTTTAATAGAAAAAAATATTTCTTCCCACTCCAACTGTTTTTCTGTCTGGTTCGCACCGTGAGACTTAAATAAATCAAATATTTCCTTTTCTATAACAGCTATCCCTGCCACAATATTTTCAGTTTTAATTTGTTTTCCTTCAGTAATCTGAAATATTTCTTTTAACTGATTGTTTTCTCCGCTGCTTACTTTATAATGATAAAGCGGCCTTTCCATAATACCACCAGCAATAGTAGCCTTTGCTTTTAATTTTATATGCTGTTCTATCAGTTCCTTTATCATTACCGGCTGAAAAAATGAATTAGCACAAATTAATATTGTAGTTTCATTTATAAAATCTTTAGCACTCAAGATACCGTCAAGAGGTCCGTTTAAATTTTTTTGTTCAAAATATGTCAGATTTACTCCGGGATTTCCTCCGTTATTTAATACTTTCTTAACCTCTTCTCCCCGGTATCCTGTAACCACACCTATATCTTTTATACCTAATTCAGCTAAAAATTCTACTATATAAAGTATCAAAGGTCTATTCGCAAGAGGTAAAACAGATTTTGGTCGCAACATGGTAAATGGATGTAATCTTCTACCCTCACCCGCACTTAAAATAACTGCTTTCATAAAATTTAAACTCCTCTACCCGGTTTAATAATCCTTTTGTTCTTCTACAGTATTACTAATAATAACGCTCTACTCCTGTTTATACTTCTTTTAGATTAGAGTTAAGTTTTACTTTTGGGAATAAATACTATCCCGATATCGGTCGCTCTCTTTGGATGCCCGGTGAAGTTGAATTTGCCCTAAATATTGATTTATCTTTTTTTCTACCGATAGTTCGCCCAACATTTTTTCTACATCTGCGGATTTTATGGTTTTGTTAAGTGACTCCCTAACTTTTTGTTTTATTTTTTCTGTTTTTTGTTTTAGTATTCTTAGTTCAGAGATTGCTTTTTTTAATACATCTTCTTTTATTTTTTTATCTGATACTGTAAAACCGCGCCACAAACCTACATTTGCAAAATATGCTCTGTCCGTATTAATATATCGTATAATTTGTGTTTCTATTTTGTTAAGTATAACTGTAGCTTCGGTAAGAAATATTTTAAAATCTGCCGCCATTATAAAATACTCTATATTAAGTTTATTTTTTGTAAATTTTTCTTTTTTCAAAATGTCCGACAGTTTTTGGCATTTTTCTTTTATCTCTGATGCATTTTTTGATGTTATTTTTGTCCAGAGGTCGTAAATATAATCAACTAAAAAATATTTTGTAGACCCGTAGAACTGATAAATATATTTTCTGTCATATTCTTTTTTAGTGTTTTTGTCCGGTGACCAGCTATATTCAGCAGAACAAAGCATATTTATCCAGTGAAGTTCAAAGACATCGAAATTACCTATTCCGGAACCACTGGGCCAGTGAGTATTAAGTATTCCCAGTCCGTTGGTTTTAGCTATTTCTTTACAAAATGTGATAGTATTACGAACAGATCTTTTAGGTTCAAAATGGCAACAAGGACTGCCGAAAACCCGAAAACCTTTATCCTGAAAAAACTTTATATACGGATAACCGTTGTTTACTTCCGGAAAATTACCGCCATCCCAATATTTTTTATAAAGGCTTAATATTTCTTTCGGGACCCAGTCAACTATTTCTTCACCGAACAAAGCCCGTCCGCCCCAGCTTACAAAAGGTATTTTGTCACTCATCGTGCCATAGTTCCAGTAAACTATACAAATATCTTTATCCAAACTATCTATTGCTTCAGGGAAATCCCTGAGCATATCATGCCACATAACCGGTATTTTACCTTTACTTTTAATAAATTTGCTTACTTTGTTTATATAGTCAATATAAAGTTTTGATTTACCTTCTTTTTTAACGAATTCTTTACATTGTTCACATTCGCCTAAGAAATATGCCTCATCCGCACCGATATGAAAATATTTATAAGGATGCAGTTCAATAACTTCACCAGCCATGTCTTTGAATTGTTCTAAAGATCCCGGATGCAAGGGACAAAACTGGAAATCATTCCCGACCGGGCTCTTACTATGTACTATATTCTCTTTTCTTTCCCGTAAAAGAGCATATTCCTTATGTTTAAGAATGTATGAGACATGTGAAATTGACTGGACTAACGGTATAATCTGAATATAATATTTCCCGGCAAATGATATTATTTCTTTTATTTCCAATTCGGTTAAAGCTAAATTATGCTTTATAACCGGATGTTTTTTATACGGAAATTTATCCTCATACTCTAAAAGTATAGTATTTATCTTATAATGACCTGCTCTTTTGATAATATCTTTTAAGTAGTCAACTTTAGGCATCTGTGACCATAAATTCATATGAATTCCCCGGATTTTAAGTTCCGGATAATCTTCTATCTCCAAACATTTTATAAATAATTTATTGTTCTCTTCTTCTAAAAGTTGAATTATCGTCTGTATGCCGTAAAATAAACCGGAAGTATCAATCGCCACCAACAATATCTTGTCTTTATCAATATTGAGTGTATATCCTTCTTCTTTAATAAGTTTATTGAATTCTAACATGGACAAATCAGGTTTTTTATTTAAGTTATCATTTACTATAAGAATTGCAAATTTATTAGAAAAATTTATAGTGCCCGACCGGTACTTATCCGATAGATTAGCTTTTATTCCTTTATCTTTTAGGCTATCTGCTAAAAGCTGCAGAGAAAAAACTATTCCCGGATTAGATTTGTCAAAAACCATTTCTGTTTCTTTAGTAAATTCAAACTTAGCCGGTTTGATTCTTATCTTCCTCGGCTCCGGAATAAGTTTTGGTTTATATGTTTCTTTGTTCATTATCAAACCCTTTTGATTTTGTAGTACCTTGACTTTAGACTTTTTAGATGATAATACTATATATTTAGGCTTATTTCAACAACAATTTTTGACCATTAAACCCTAAATGACACTGTTGGTCAACCTTTTACGGTCTAAATCTCTAATTCTCTAATCAACTAATTAACTGGTACTCTACTTCTCTATTTCCTTCTTTACTTTCTTTACTTTCTTTCCTCCGGTCGGACTATTTGTTATCACCGCTGGCGAGGTTGAGCCGTTGTTAGATGAACTCCAGATATATTTCACTTTCTCACCTGCCGTGTCGCCCGGTGTGGTATCGTTCGGCCACATTGAGGCGGGACGAGCAAGCCTGGCATGCACAAATATTCGCACAGAATGACCGACAGAATTAGCCCATTTAATCTGGTCAAAAAATGCCTGATTCCAGCATGTAGGACTGTCCCAATCCGGATACTGGTCCTTGCAAGCTTTAACTAAAGACGACCAATTTAAATATGTACACGAAAACACTTCAAGATTTGGAAGCCTTTCCTTCCATGTCTTAATATTATCCTGATATTCCACAAGAGAAGTCCTGAGGTTTTGGATTTCAAATGCATTGAATAATTTATTGTCATTGATGTATTTAACATCCAATCCGATTCCCCAAACGTTGGATGCAGAATCACTGGCGGAATTAAACGACCACACAAATCTATCGGGCTGGTCGGTAGGTTTGTATTTGGAAACTATTTTTTTACACTTTGTGAAAAAACTATTGGTGAACGCACGCCATTCGGCACCACCGTCAGGCGGTATGCCTTTGTGGTAATGCGCCTCTTCCATTTCTATACCATCGAGAGTGGGATATTTTTGCAATACCCATTCCATGTCCGAAAGGAAATGCTCCTGTGCAGAAGCACTGTCTTTAAAGGCATCCCAATCACTATTGGTATACAAACCTATGCTCATAAAAAGATAAGTTTTTATACCTTTTTTACGCGCATAAATGATTCCGTCACCAATATAATCCGGCTCACCATTTTTAACACCGGCTATGTAGGACGGAATTATTCCGGGTGAAAATGAATCTACACCGTAGTATGCTGCCTTATCAATATCAGAGTTCAACTTAGACAAATCACCCCAATTATGTATTGCCCCCCTTTTAAAACTTAACGCTGCTGATAACGTCTTTGCTGTTATCATGCTTGTCAATGCCAATCCTGCTAACAATAAAAACCACTTAATGGCTTTATTCATTCTTTTACCTCCCGTATAATTTTCGTATTGTACCATAGATATGTGTAATGTGCTAATTATTTTAATGGATACTTATAACTTGCACGTTACTACATATATAACGTAAAACTCAAGGTAAGTCAAGTATCTACTTGTGAATAGATAAAACGAACTTGCGGTATAGCGAAGGGGTTGTATCGGTAAGACGCCTAAAATTACGATTAAAAGCAACTAGATTTGAAAAACCCACCTCGTATGCAATGGAAATTATCTTTTTACTATTGTCTGTCTCCAAAATACGTTTTGCCTCCAAAACTCTTCTATTAGCTATGGATTCCTTGAAGTTAAACCCGGTAAATTTCTTAAACAAATGACTTATATGATAGGGAGAATATCCCACATGCTTTGATAAACCAGAAAGAGTTACTCGTTCTTTATAGTGTTTGTCTATATAATCCAATACTTCATCGATTATATGATTATGTTCTTCAATAGAACTGATGTTTTTTTTCTTCTTAGACATAATTCTTATCAGTTGTATTAAAAATGTAGTAAGATTATTTATTATAACTTCCTGATAATGAACTTTCTTGTTTTTCCACTCTTTTTGAAGTGTATCTAAAGTTAACTCCAAACCAATTGCTTCTTTTTCGTTAAAAAATAGTTGATGCGGAAAGTTGTTATGACATGTAGTAATTTTTTTTACTATAGGTTGTATTAAAGAATATTTCTTGAATAAACTATTAGAGAAAAATAGGGTAACCTGATCTACATGTGTTTGGTTTTCCTTT from the Elusimicrobiota bacterium genome contains:
- a CDS encoding zinc-binding dehydrogenase, with protein sequence MKALVKYALGKGNMEIRDVAEPFPKEGEVKIKVEAAGICGSDLHIYNGDIQIPIRPPFVLGHEFTGVITEVGSKNSRFKVGTRVTAENSRYVCGHCRYCLTGNYNLCPERLATGYAFDGAFTSFCVVPEERIHILPDNVDFISGALSDPSACAYHAVEDLTGITGGDIVLITGPGPMGLFCLQYVKQSGGIVILSGTKKDKKRLELAKELGADYVVCIEEEDIKSLVSKLTNGLGVDVFLECAGANAAAQLGLELLRKQGKYTQVGIFGSKVTVDLDQIVYKELKVTGSFSQKYLAWEKAIEFVSQNRIKVRPLVTDILPLKDWETGFKKFREGAAIKVVFIP
- a CDS encoding D-aminoacylase, whose protein sequence is MFDILIKNGNIVDGTGKQQFKADIAIENGKIVDIGNFGNVPAKKVIDAIGLTVSPGFIDMHSHADFSLPGHPSADNLIQQGVTTVVVGNCGMSPAPVNLNTIDQLKRYVAPLQSGYEFPWNWKNIKEYLALIKKKGTAVNVVSLVGHGTIRVAVMGFEDRKPNVNESTKIKKLINESMEQGVFGISFGLVYPPGIYTKTQELLESCKEVVKYGGLCTVHLRNEGNKLIEAVNEMIDVSKKTKIPIQISHHKAAGRENWGKVEKTIEMIERARKNGLDITLDQYPYTAGYTFLSALLPGWVHSKGVKELIKKLKRKEIRSRIKKEMLLMLSDNQSDTENLFHSADGLWESILISYCKKNKKYEGKTIDVISKEEDKDCFDVLFDILVKEEAVVTMVMFSMIEGDIQTVLRYPETIIGSDSAGIKGKTHPRSYGTFVRILGRYVREIKLLTLEDAVRKMTFLPARRMGLKDRGVIKKDNYADLVIFDAEKVSDTATYTNPCSFPVGIKYVLVNGSIVLDNGKQNKGLFGEVLFK
- a CDS encoding ABC transporter permease subunit: MSLLQTKGKKDLETKIILIIMYSFLIIGGITMIYPFLVMISGSLKSGVDIYDYDTIPKYFYSDEALYRKFIETKYNELLTNYNINSRDDISGFAALTLPEKVHKGRVKDWQEFIEKVSLPNTYSALGHVWSYNNMMLPELGRKYRGWLKKKSDDSLEKYNNLYDAFNTSWLTVNYPRLTPFYNRGFKLTDSKAIDSAFEFKLEQPKRYYFYISLDGKYTRDFLNYKYGRKIEDYNKLHGTKYISYDEFILTGKIPKNESERKDWVQFVHEELNLQFIKVSPQAKGIYEEFLKKKYEGKITFLNKSYKTDYRSFEEIQYPEDVLHVGSRLVDWDLFVKQVSPEFISLTGPEFMWQDFLRAKYNNLESLNQAHESNYTSFEKVSMPTKDIDYNDMKTHSRQLRWEFATRNYVHVFQYLLLHGRGIWNTFVFCGLTILVTLIVNPIAAYSMSRFNLASTYKILLFLLATMAFPPMVTAIPNFLLLKELGLLNTFWALILPGMVNGYTIFLLKGFFDSIPKELYESAMLDGASEWVMFWDITMYLSKPILAVISLGAFNAAYGAFMFALIVCQDEKMWTLMVWLYQLQQQSHQSVIFAALIIAAIPTFTIFVFAQKLIMRGIVVPIEK
- a CDS encoding extracellular solute-binding protein codes for the protein MENKRNNSWLRVKFCFLLISIWTYSAFYVKIHAVESNHKTVKITISNSVKLPRQDDGSARAQGDREVLKAFKKHYPWIEVVQSGGIAVEGQWNVGPLMAIAGGISPDIIYTNFRKSDSYIQQGFLYPLDEFIEQMPKEELAERIPTSVKPVVYREGPNGKKRWWGFPYGTSFIVLQYRKDLFREAGLDPDRPPENWEEMLAYSRKITNPDKGICGVYLQPATGASQFFYSFLLSAGARAVEQNKKGEWLAAFNTPEAVEAVYFYARIAQQKFVKNGKTIPGTAELTYTGVVKWEQGKLAMHQVYFDDLSMTDLNINPELVGIAPMPKGPTGLMISVLNAPIMGIFAGVTDPEVRDAAWKFIYFWGSDEANRIRTRVLIENGFAYVLNPVKIRKYGYTEYLKYIPKGWEKTYTDSVLNGIPEPYGKNCDLIYSYLSRPLDIAIVEDLGNKPPEVAKKRIKEILDAAVSEVNEKMVGKIPPKKMALRRKVAIFLAAVIVLTFFLAFRYIMKVFTPEGAKTGWGFKKNWIAYLILVPAVFNMALWQYVPTIRGAIIAFMDYRIMGGSTFVGIDNFANVLFDKVFWDALWHSLYFATLILGLGFIAPIILAVFLHEIPKGKVFFRIVFYLPHVISGLVIIFLWRSFYDPSASGLLNKFLLMISSGKILPQKWLGNPNFAMLCVVIPIVWASMGPGCLIYLAALKTIPDDLYEAASIDGSNTWYKFWNVTIPTIKPLIIINFVGAFVGAFKSADFILAMTGGGPAGATQVLGLEIFFNAFLYLKFGVATAMGWLLGFILLGFTVYQLKRLTKMQFRTTE
- a CDS encoding sugar phosphate nucleotidyltransferase yields the protein MKAVILSAGEGRRLHPFTMLRPKSVLPLANRPLILYIVEFLAELGIKDIGVVTGYRGEEVKKVLNNGGNPGVNLTYFEQKNLNGPLDGILSAKDFINETTILICANSFFQPVMIKELIEQHIKLKAKATIAGGIMERPLYHYKVSSGENNQLKEIFQITEGKQIKTENIVAGIAVIEKEIFDLFKSHGANQTEKQLEWEEIFFSIKDHVKVHTSKYEFVNMAYPWEIHRSNFLALEYLMEKRKSYISNKAKIGSGVTFEGKYIIEDDVIVEPGCFIENSWIGERTKVFAGSYVKGALIGKDCKIGPQCKVGAIVGDGSTIGYNNQYGGVALGKVGFSHQGAIVGVWGDNSGASANCCMCSFRNDNVTLKLKIDGKLVDSGLTSLSPFIGDNCFLNPGVKVMPGKKIGPNSFAGPNMVVYSDIPPDTMAFIKQELEFRTTGKKEENK